CCGATAGAGAATGGTTCCAATATTCTGAATAAAGCGAATAGAACAAAAAAGGAAAAATGATTTTAGCATTCTATTTTATTCTTGTAATTTGACATAACTTTCAATGTTAAATATTGTAATCTGTTAAAGCTTAATATAAACCTCGGATAGACTAACAATGTAGACTAAAATCAGAAAATACATGCTTAATATATTAATAATAAAATGATTTAGCTTAATATTAGCCTCTGTGATATTTTTTATTTTAAAATTTTATATTTATATCCCTATAAATGAATAAGATAGCAATATAAAAAGAGAGACCAAATGGAGAGAGAAAAGTTAGGTTTCGATGTGAATATAGCTAATTAGTGAAGCAAAAGAAGAAAAATAAAGAAACATGTTTGATGGTGGAGTACCGGAACAGATCGACCAGTTCATAGCATCTCCACAGCCACCTCCTCTGCTTCCGCCGCATCAACCGGCGACTGAAAGATCACTTCCTTTTCCTGTCTCATTCGCTTCCTTTAACTCAAACCATCAAGCCCAGCATATGTTGAGCCTCGATAGCCGTAAGATCATTCATCATCATCATCATCACCATGGCATCAAAGATGGTGGTGTTTCTTCTGAGTGGATAGGTCATACGGATCATGATGGCCATAATCATCGTCACTTTCATCATCCATGGTGTAGTGATGAAGTTCTTGCTCTTCTTAGGTTCAGATCTACGGTGGAGAATTGGTTCCCTGAATTTACTTGGGAGCTCACTTCAAGGTAATACATATTCACACACACTCATACACATATGAAATATACTTCTATATATATATGCACAACCAATATTTATATATTTCCATATATGCATATGGACATGGACATTAATCTCTTTAGTCTTTTCTTACATTAGTTTGATTACAAATTTTAAAATCTGCGCTCAATTACAAGTGAGAATTCCGGTTACGCAATATGATGATTTGATAGGCTACAGATCTTGTTTTTTGTGGAACAATCACTTTTGGAAAATTTAATTTTAATGATGGCAAATGATTGGCCACGTATTTATACATAATTGGCATTTCTCGAGAAGTTTTATTATACAATGAACTGAAACATGAACTTAATGGATGATATATCATATAGGGAAAAAAACTTCAAATGGTTATATACTTGTATATTTTTGGTATGTGTGTATGTTTGCATAATTAATGATGCTATGTCGTTTATCGAATTATGATGGCTGTAGAAAGTTGGCAGAAGTTGGGTATAAGAGGAGTCCACGAGAATGCAAAGAGAAATTCGAAGAAGAAGAGAGAAGATATTTTAATAGTAACAACAATACTAATGATCATCACATCAGTAACTACAACAACAAAGGAAATTATAGGATGTTTAGTGAGGTTGAAGAGTTTTATCATCATGGTCATAATGATGATGAGCATGTCTCATCAGAAGTTGGGGATAACCAGAACAAGAGGAACAATTCGCTAAAGGGAAAAGAAAACGTTGAGGAAATGGGACATAACTTATTGGAAGAGGGCAAAAGAGATCATCAGGGTCAGGGTCAAGTAGAAGAATCATCAATGGGGAATAAAATAAACCCCGTCGATAATGTTAGAAACGAAGATGGTGCAAAGTCATCATCATCATCAAGCTTGATGATGATCATGAGGGACAAGAAGAAGAGGAAGAGGAAGAAAAAGGAGAGGTTTGGTGTGTTGAAAGGGTTTTGTGAGGGACTTGTGAGGAACATGATAGTCCAACAAGAGGAGATGCATAAGAAGCTTCTTGAAGATATGGTGAAGAAGGAAGAAGAAAAAATGGCTAGAGAGGAAGCTTGGAAGAAGCAAGAGATGGAGAGGCTTAACAAAGAGGTAGAGATTAGAGCAAACGAACAAGCTATGGCTAGTGATAGAAACACCAGCATCATCAAGTTCATATGCAAGTTCACAGGCCATGATAACCATGATG
This genomic interval from Brassica oleracea var. oleracea cultivar TO1000 chromosome C2, BOL, whole genome shotgun sequence contains the following:
- the LOC106321911 gene encoding trihelix transcription factor GTL2-like produces the protein MFDGGVPEQIDQFIASPQPPPLLPPHQPATERSLPFPVSFASFNSNHQAQHMLSLDSRKIIHHHHHHHGIKDGGVSSEWIGHTDHDGHNHRHFHHPWCSDEVLALLRFRSTVENWFPEFTWELTSRKLAEVGYKRSPRECKEKFEEEERRYFNSNNNTNDHHISNYNNKGNYRMFSEVEEFYHHGHNDDEHVSSEVGDNQNKRNNSLKGKENVEEMGHNLLEEGKRDHQGQGQVEESSMGNKINPVDNVRNEDGAKSSSSSSLMMIMRDKKKRKRKKKERFGVLKGFCEGLVRNMIVQQEEMHKKLLEDMVKKEEEKMAREEAWKKQEMERLNKEVEIRANEQAMASDRNTSIIKFICKFTGHDNHDDGNGMVQSPRPSQDSSSLVLPKTQGRRKCQTSSSLLPQALTPHNPISLQSNDIPLEPISTETLKTKTQNRKPPLSDEKSDTGKRWPRDEVLALINIRRSISSINDDDHHKGGISLSSSSSKAVPLWERISKKMLESGYKRSAKRCKEKWENINKYFKKTKNVNKKRPLDSRTCPYFHQLTALYSQPTTTATDTSTGELETRVGSGDSVMHVDANGAGEKSNVQFSGFDLALP